A stretch of DNA from Halorubrum sp. BOL3-1:
CCGCCCCCGTGGTGAGGCCGCTCACGATCTTCTCCTGTGCGACGACGACCAGGATAGCGACGGGCAGCACCGCGACGATGCTGGCGGCCGCCATCAGGTTGTACAGCACCTCGAACTCGCCCTGGAACCGCAGAATCCCTTCGAGCATCGGTGCCCAGTTCCCCGGCTGCCCGTCGGTCATCAACGAGGTGAAGAAGTACTCGTTGTACACCGAGATGAACGTCAGCACGCCCGCGGTCGCGACGCCGGGCGCGGACAGCGGGACGATGACTCGGAACAGCGCGCCGAGCCGGGTCGTTCCTTCGACCCGGGCCGCATCCTCCAGCCCGTCGGGGATCTGCGAGTAGAACGTCATCAGGATGAAGATCGACAGCGGCAGGAAGATCGCCGACAGCGGGATGAAGACCGCGTACGGCGTGTTGTACAGCGAGCCGGCCGAGACCAGCGGCCGCAACACGTCGACGTTGGTGTTGAACAGCCGGTTCAGCGGGATAAAGAAGGCCGCTGGCGGGAAGAAGGACGTCACCAACACCAACAGCAGGAGCGGGTTCCGACCGCGGAAGTCGAGGCGACCGAACACGTAGCCGGCGAGGCTCCCGACGAAAAGCACCACTACGGTCGCGACGGTCGCGATCACGAAGCTGTTGAACACGTACCGGTGGAACGGCAGCGCGGTGAATATCTCGACGAACGAACCGGGGTTGATCGGTCCGAGTCCGACCGGGACGGAGAGCGCGGCGTCGACAAGCGGAACGTCGACGTCGACGCGGGGCGTCCCGCCGGGCGTCAACACCCCGGTCGTGCTGAGATCGTTTCGTGGGGTCATCGCGATGACGAACAGCCAGTAGAACGGGAACAGCGTCGTGACGAGGAAAAAGACCGTCGCCACGTAGAACGTCGCGCGGTACGCGCGGTCGGGGTTCGAGATCATCTTCG
This window harbors:
- a CDS encoding carbohydrate ABC transporter permease, with product MSDRPIPDGGSTDDDDPTVEMAEQAERDEPDLDRGVVEAWAAKMISNPDRAYRATFYVATVFFLVTTLFPFYWLFVIAMTPRNDLSTTGVLTPGGTPRVDVDVPLVDAALSVPVGLGPINPGSFVEIFTALPFHRYVFNSFVIATVATVVVLFVGSLAGYVFGRLDFRGRNPLLLLVLVTSFFPPAAFFIPLNRLFNTNVDVLRPLVSAGSLYNTPYAVFIPLSAIFLPLSIFILMTFYSQIPDGLEDAARVEGTTRLGALFRVIVPLSAPGVATAGVLTFISVYNEYFFTSLMTDGQPGNWAPMLEGILRFQGEFEVLYNLMAAASIVAVLPVAILVVVAQEKIVSGLTTGAVKE